Proteins from a single region of Natrinema amylolyticum:
- a CDS encoding mandelate racemase/muconate lactonizing enzyme family protein, producing the protein MRDFSNHSSTRPAGQDVEITGIESAVVEGNFEWNLVKVHTDAGVTGIGEAYRGGGIPELVEYTNRFLVGENPLDVERLFRYIVQEMSGHGGTTGKVVTAASGIEIALWDAAGKILDLPVYQLLGSRYRDRVRIYCDCHAGEAYSVDEGGFTEYADAEAYTPEAYAAEAERVVDMGFDAIKFDLDMEGDNDPDPYNGRLTNAALNRKVEVVDAVREAVGDEIDLAFDCHWDYTVESAARLASKLEPYDLMWLEDVVPPEETDAQREVARRTETPLATGENRFRIHELSELIDEYAVDVITPDPTTCGGLAESKRIAQRAEERYVPFSPHNVCSPVGTMACVHLCAAVPNADVLEYHALEVDWWDELLERDEPLIEDGYIDVPTEPGLGIELDEAVVENRSLPGTDGFD; encoded by the coding sequence ATGAGGGACTTCTCGAATCACTCGAGCACTCGACCCGCGGGACAGGACGTCGAAATCACCGGGATCGAATCGGCGGTCGTCGAGGGGAACTTCGAGTGGAACCTCGTGAAAGTCCACACCGACGCGGGCGTGACGGGGATCGGCGAGGCGTACCGCGGCGGCGGGATCCCGGAACTCGTCGAGTACACGAACCGATTTCTCGTCGGGGAGAACCCGCTGGATGTCGAACGACTGTTCCGGTATATCGTCCAGGAGATGTCGGGTCACGGGGGGACGACGGGGAAGGTCGTCACCGCCGCGTCGGGAATCGAAATCGCACTGTGGGACGCCGCCGGCAAGATTCTGGATCTACCGGTCTACCAGTTGCTCGGCTCCCGCTACCGCGACCGGGTCCGGATCTACTGTGATTGCCACGCCGGCGAAGCGTATTCGGTCGACGAAGGCGGGTTTACCGAGTACGCCGACGCCGAAGCGTACACGCCCGAGGCCTACGCTGCGGAGGCCGAACGCGTCGTCGACATGGGGTTCGACGCGATCAAGTTCGACCTCGACATGGAGGGAGACAACGACCCCGATCCGTACAACGGCCGGCTGACCAACGCCGCGTTAAATCGAAAAGTCGAGGTCGTCGACGCCGTCCGCGAGGCGGTCGGCGACGAGATCGATCTCGCCTTCGACTGCCACTGGGACTACACGGTCGAGAGCGCGGCCCGTCTCGCGAGCAAACTCGAGCCCTACGATCTCATGTGGCTCGAAGACGTCGTCCCGCCGGAGGAGACGGACGCGCAACGGGAAGTCGCCCGGCGGACCGAGACGCCGCTGGCCACGGGCGAAAACCGGTTCCGGATCCACGAACTGAGCGAACTGATCGACGAGTACGCGGTCGACGTGATCACGCCCGATCCGACGACCTGTGGCGGCCTCGCGGAGTCGAAGCGGATCGCTCAACGCGCCGAAGAGCGGTACGTTCCCTTCTCACCGCACAACGTCTGTAGCCCCGTCGGGACGATGGCCTGTGTCCACCTCTGTGCGGCCGTCCCCAACGCCGACGTGCTCGAATACCACGCCCTCGAGGTCGACTGGTGGGACGAGCTGCTCGAACGCGACGAGCCGCTGATCGAAGACGGCTACATCGACGTCCCGACCGAGCCGGGACTGGGCATCGAACTGGACGAAGCAGTCGTCGAGAATCGGTCGCTTCCCGGTACGGACGGGTTCGACTGA
- a CDS encoding ParA family protein yields the protein MLTYTTYSEAGGVGKSTIGAALLEAHANHGLDVLAIDMDQQNGSLTYLLDVDAPRDDSQADNIVRHLIDRPKGSFEDLIRETEHGFDLIPSHNMLENLEDLLNRAQQMADDLGEGDDFDPYDRLRRVLLESGIPAEYDVIVVDPPATAGPHLYNAVSATRSLVIPVEPTGKGMQSVLGLEELVDGLEDRLEAEIGVLSAVPNGVGRTSDQERYLTEIRDRGYPAPVAIRERSSLFEGCWDQQCPPRHYVEVYRDRQRDHEMETLEKIDRLAAEIEEVSDR from the coding sequence ATGCTCACATATACGACCTACTCGGAGGCTGGCGGCGTCGGGAAATCGACGATCGGTGCGGCGCTGCTCGAAGCTCACGCCAATCACGGACTCGACGTGCTCGCGATCGACATGGATCAACAGAACGGCTCGCTCACCTACCTCCTCGACGTCGACGCGCCTCGAGACGACAGCCAGGCGGACAACATCGTTCGCCACCTGATCGATCGACCGAAGGGATCCTTCGAGGACCTCATCCGGGAAACGGAGCACGGCTTCGATCTCATCCCAAGCCACAACATGCTCGAGAACCTCGAGGATCTTCTGAACAGAGCACAGCAGATGGCCGACGATCTCGGCGAAGGTGACGACTTCGATCCGTACGATCGGCTCCGACGGGTGCTCTTGGAATCCGGTATTCCGGCCGAGTACGACGTGATCGTCGTGGATCCGCCGGCGACTGCGGGTCCCCACCTCTACAACGCCGTTTCGGCGACGCGAAGTCTGGTAATTCCCGTCGAGCCGACGGGGAAGGGAATGCAAAGCGTCCTCGGCTTGGAAGAACTCGTCGACGGCCTCGAGGATCGACTCGAGGCCGAAATCGGCGTCCTCTCGGCCGTTCCGAACGGGGTCGGTCGAACGTCCGATCAGGAGCGATACCTCACGGAGATTCGCGATCGAGGCTATCCCGCACCGGTCGCGATCCGCGAGCGATCGTCGCTCTTCGAAGGCTGTTGGGACCAACAGTGTCCGCCGCGACACTACGTCGAGGTGTACCGCGACCGACAACGCGATCACGAGATGGAAACCCTCGAGAAGATCGATCGGCTGGCGGCGGAGATCGAGGAGGTGAGCGACCGATGA
- a CDS encoding sugar-binding domain-containing protein: MLVQSLSVSGPWDLRLDPDRDRHVVDPPADTIDGTIFLPGSTDEYGYGTTVDDRPRDHLQRTHRYEGPAWYQRTVSVPESWADKRVTLTLERTRPTEVWVDGERVGSRVCLSTPHVYDLTEAISPGEHEIAVRVDNADDSMDRSGVSRSHASTEHTQTNWNGIIGDLRLEATPRVRIESVDPFPDPSDNAVDLEIILENATEADFRGTLSVAARSVNTGEVHVADTTDCSVSVGGDDGSAPSRTTFEFTYDLGPDALTWDEFSPAVYELTLSLETADENAAGHEFETTFGLREFEADGTQFSINGTTIFLRGRTDCCVFPDTAYPPTTVAEWVDHMETAKAYGINHYRFHSWCPPEAAFEAADRVGIYLQPECSQWNNGTSLADVADYEYYEREAERILDAYGNHPSFVCFTLGNENRGDEERMTELVRHCRALDDRRLYAYGATSPHPGDADDFFITANVPEDAAASYWDVDRTPIRGTGHVNDSPPSTAVDYEDELEPYDLPVIGHEIGQYQIHPDYDETRKYRGVLRARNLERFERSLADHYLDGSDADFQAASGALAITCYREDIEAAFRTAGFGGFQLLGLDDFPGQGTAMVGILDSFMESKGLIEPHEWRRFCSARVPLLSFDRYTFTTDDAFTAESLLANYGPGPIADATATWSIADLDGTEIASGTLERDVLEQGELTSLGTIDASLDAVDAPARVEVTLTIEGAELEDGSAVDLRTTYPIWVYSETPEIAAESGEITVSRRFDERTRTRLENGETVLLLPEPSALRYGLKGSFQPDFWNYEIFKQNGKPGTLGMTTNPDHPLFDAFPTEDHADWQWWPLLRHSRPMVLDDAPADFEPTVQMIDTIYRNHKLGVYFETAVGDGTLAVCTLDLSGDDPAVRQFRRSLESYLTSEAFDPDTALSTGVLDSLLNAGRDDERDYGDDAGAWVEHD; this comes from the coding sequence ATGCTCGTGCAATCGCTCTCAGTATCGGGACCGTGGGACCTTCGGCTCGATCCCGACCGCGACCGACACGTCGTGGATCCGCCTGCCGACACCATCGACGGGACGATTTTCCTTCCCGGATCGACCGACGAATACGGCTACGGGACGACCGTCGACGATCGACCGCGGGACCACCTCCAACGGACGCATCGGTACGAGGGGCCAGCGTGGTACCAGCGCACCGTCTCCGTCCCCGAGTCCTGGGCGGACAAACGCGTGACGCTGACGCTCGAGCGGACCAGACCGACCGAGGTTTGGGTCGACGGGGAGCGCGTCGGCTCGCGAGTGTGCCTGAGCACCCCGCACGTATACGACCTCACCGAGGCGATCAGTCCCGGTGAGCACGAAATCGCCGTTCGAGTCGATAACGCCGACGACTCGATGGATCGATCGGGAGTCAGCCGATCGCACGCGAGCACCGAACACACGCAGACCAACTGGAACGGCATCATCGGGGACCTCCGGTTGGAAGCGACACCGCGAGTCCGGATCGAGAGCGTCGACCCGTTCCCGGACCCGAGCGATAACGCGGTCGACCTCGAGATAATCCTCGAGAACGCCACGGAGGCCGACTTTCGGGGGACCCTCTCAGTCGCTGCCCGAAGCGTGAACACCGGTGAGGTCCACGTCGCGGACACCACCGACTGCTCCGTCTCGGTCGGTGGTGATGATGGATCGGCGCCGAGTCGGACGACCTTCGAGTTCACGTACGATCTCGGACCCGACGCGCTCACCTGGGACGAGTTCTCCCCTGCGGTCTACGAGTTGACCCTCTCGCTCGAGACGGCGGACGAGAACGCCGCCGGCCACGAGTTCGAGACCACGTTCGGCCTCCGCGAGTTCGAAGCCGACGGCACGCAGTTCTCGATCAACGGGACGACGATCTTCCTGCGCGGTCGGACGGACTGCTGTGTCTTCCCCGACACCGCGTACCCGCCGACGACGGTCGCCGAATGGGTCGATCACATGGAGACCGCCAAAGCGTACGGCATCAACCACTATCGGTTCCACAGCTGGTGTCCCCCGGAGGCGGCCTTCGAGGCGGCAGACCGCGTCGGGATATACCTGCAACCGGAGTGTTCGCAGTGGAACAACGGCACCTCGCTTGCCGACGTCGCCGACTACGAGTACTACGAGCGGGAGGCCGAGCGAATTCTCGACGCCTACGGAAACCACCCCTCGTTCGTCTGCTTTACCCTCGGTAACGAAAATCGAGGCGATGAGGAGCGAATGACCGAACTCGTCCGCCACTGTCGAGCGCTCGACGACCGACGGCTGTACGCCTACGGGGCCACCTCGCCGCACCCGGGAGACGCTGACGACTTCTTTATCACCGCCAACGTTCCCGAAGACGCCGCGGCCAGTTACTGGGACGTCGATCGCACGCCCATCCGCGGGACCGGACACGTCAACGATTCTCCGCCGTCGACGGCCGTCGACTACGAGGACGAACTCGAACCCTACGATCTCCCCGTCATCGGTCACGAGATCGGCCAGTACCAGATCCACCCCGACTACGACGAGACGCGCAAGTATCGCGGCGTCCTCCGCGCTCGCAACCTCGAGCGGTTCGAGCGCTCGCTCGCCGATCACTATCTGGACGGCTCGGACGCGGACTTTCAGGCCGCGTCCGGCGCGCTCGCGATCACCTGTTACCGCGAAGACATCGAGGCCGCGTTCCGAACGGCGGGCTTCGGCGGCTTTCAGTTGCTCGGCCTCGACGACTTTCCCGGCCAGGGCACCGCGATGGTCGGAATCCTCGACTCCTTCATGGAGTCGAAGGGACTGATCGAGCCCCACGAGTGGCGTCGCTTCTGTAGCGCACGCGTCCCGCTCCTGTCGTTCGACCGGTACACCTTCACGACCGACGACGCGTTTACAGCCGAGTCGCTGCTCGCCAATTACGGCCCCGGACCGATCGCGGACGCGACCGCGACCTGGTCGATCGCCGACCTCGACGGCACGGAAATCGCTTCCGGCACCCTCGAGCGAGACGTCCTCGAGCAGGGGGAGCTGACGTCTCTCGGGACGATCGACGCCTCGCTCGATGCCGTCGATGCGCCCGCACGGGTCGAGGTGACGCTCACGATCGAGGGGGCGGAACTCGAGGACGGCTCCGCTGTCGATCTGCGGACGACCTACCCGATCTGGGTCTATTCCGAGACTCCCGAAATAGCCGCCGAAAGTGGTGAAATCACCGTTTCTCGACGCTTCGACGAGCGAACCCGCACGCGACTGGAGAACGGTGAGACGGTCCTCCTCCTTCCGGAGCCGAGCGCACTCCGATACGGTCTCAAGGGCTCGTTCCAACCGGACTTTTGGAACTACGAAATCTTCAAGCAAAACGGAAAGCCGGGGACCCTCGGAATGACGACGAACCCCGATCATCCGCTGTTCGACGCCTTTCCCACCGAAGACCACGCCGACTGGCAGTGGTGGCCGCTCCTACGCCACTCTCGGCCGATGGTTCTCGACGACGCGCCCGCCGACTTCGAACCCACTGTACAGATGATCGACACGATCTACCGAAACCACAAACTCGGCGTCTACTTCGAAACCGCCGTCGGCGACGGAACGCTCGCCGTCTGTACGCTCGATCTCTCCGGGGACGATCCCGCAGTCCGTCAGTTCCGCCGCAGTCTCGAGTCCTACCTCACGTCCGAGGCGTTCGATCCGGATACCGCACTCTCTACCGGCGTCCTCGACAGCCTCCTCAACGCCGGACGGGACGACGAGCGTGACTACGGGGACGACGCCGGCGCGTGGGTCGAACACGACTGA
- a CDS encoding MaoC family dehydratase, whose product MRYFEDIEIGATEEFGEYHVTKEEITEFAEQYDPQPFHTDEAAAEESAFGELVASGWHTAAMSMRMLVENYLGEQAGMGGRSADELRWERPVTPGDTLSLRLEVTDKHRSESDPHRGYVDNYIEVLNQDDDVVLSYTVTGMVERRSASE is encoded by the coding sequence ATGCGTTACTTCGAGGACATCGAGATCGGCGCGACCGAGGAATTCGGCGAATATCACGTCACCAAGGAAGAAATAACCGAGTTCGCCGAGCAGTACGATCCGCAGCCGTTCCACACTGACGAGGCGGCGGCCGAAGAATCGGCGTTCGGCGAGCTCGTCGCGTCGGGGTGGCATACCGCCGCGATGTCGATGCGAATGCTCGTCGAGAACTACTTGGGGGAACAGGCGGGCATGGGCGGGCGCAGCGCGGACGAGCTGCGGTGGGAGCGGCCGGTCACGCCGGGCGATACGCTCTCTCTTCGCCTCGAGGTGACGGACAAGCACCGCTCCGAGAGCGACCCGCACCGAGGGTACGTGGATAACTACATCGAGGTTCTGAATCAGGACGACGATGTCGTGCTCTCGTATACCGTCACGGGGATGGTCGAGCGACGAAGTGCAAGCGAGTAG
- a CDS encoding glycoside hydrolase family 4, whose amino-acid sequence MHQLGDRSSSRPRSSVKIGYIGGGSHGWAHTLINDLLQCDDLAGTVSLYDVNYEAAEKNARLANGLADRPDANGAWTFEARRDVDDALANADFVICSIQDPVEDTFVHDIDVPQEYGIYQTVADTVGPGGALRSLRAIPQYREIAATVREQCPDAWVINYTNPMTVCTRALYEEYPDINAIGLCHEVFGTQRLLADIAERYVDDADDVTADEIDVNVKGINHFTWVDEAYWHGHDLFQYLDRELEERKPIPGFEPGELDDESYWTNHHQIAFDIYDRFGLLGAAGDRHLAEFVPWYLDIDEPEEIQRWGIRLTPSSARTGDSEGPAKMERYLSGDEEFEFTESGEEVVDIMRALSGLEPIKTHVNHPNRGQTPDLPTGAVVETNAVITGGGVAPITAGELPREVRSMVLTAVHNQETLVEAGFAGDLDLAFQAFLNEPLVTVQRDAARDLFADLVDLERDYLQDYDLENADVLED is encoded by the coding sequence ATGCATCAACTCGGTGACCGGTCTTCGTCACGGCCACGTTCGTCGGTGAAGATCGGCTATATCGGTGGCGGCAGCCACGGGTGGGCACACACGCTCATCAACGACCTGCTCCAGTGTGACGATCTCGCGGGGACGGTATCGCTCTACGACGTCAACTACGAAGCGGCCGAGAAGAACGCGAGGCTGGCGAACGGCCTCGCAGACCGGCCGGACGCCAACGGAGCGTGGACGTTCGAGGCGCGCCGGGACGTCGACGACGCGCTCGCGAACGCCGATTTCGTCATCTGCTCGATTCAGGACCCGGTCGAAGACACGTTCGTCCACGACATCGACGTCCCACAGGAGTACGGGATTTACCAGACCGTCGCGGACACGGTGGGTCCCGGCGGCGCCCTGCGCTCGCTGCGAGCGATCCCGCAGTACCGCGAGATCGCGGCGACGGTCCGCGAGCAGTGTCCCGACGCGTGGGTGATCAACTACACGAACCCGATGACGGTCTGTACGCGGGCGCTCTACGAGGAGTATCCCGATATCAACGCCATCGGGCTCTGTCACGAGGTGTTTGGAACCCAGCGGCTGCTGGCCGACATCGCCGAACGATATGTCGACGACGCCGACGACGTCACGGCCGACGAGATCGACGTGAACGTAAAGGGGATTAACCACTTCACGTGGGTCGACGAGGCGTACTGGCACGGCCACGACCTCTTCCAGTACCTCGATCGCGAACTCGAGGAGCGCAAACCGATTCCGGGGTTCGAACCCGGCGAACTGGACGACGAGTCCTACTGGACGAACCACCACCAGATCGCCTTCGATATCTACGATCGGTTCGGGCTGCTCGGCGCGGCGGGCGACCGTCACCTCGCCGAGTTCGTTCCCTGGTACCTCGACATCGACGAACCCGAGGAGATCCAGCGCTGGGGAATCCGGCTGACGCCCAGTTCCGCCCGCACCGGCGACAGCGAGGGGCCGGCGAAGATGGAGCGGTACCTGTCCGGCGACGAGGAGTTCGAGTTCACCGAGTCCGGCGAGGAGGTCGTCGATATCATGCGCGCGCTCTCGGGACTCGAGCCGATCAAGACCCACGTCAACCACCCGAATCGGGGGCAGACGCCCGACCTGCCGACGGGCGCCGTCGTCGAGACCAACGCCGTCATCACCGGCGGCGGCGTCGCGCCGATCACCGCCGGCGAACTCCCCCGCGAAGTGCGGTCGATGGTCCTGACGGCCGTGCACAACCAGGAGACGCTCGTCGAGGCAGGCTTCGCCGGCGATCTGGACCTCGCCTTCCAGGCGTTCCTCAACGAACCGCTGGTCACCGTCCAGCGCGACGCGGCCCGCGACCTGTTCGCCGACCTCGTCGATCTCGAGCGCGACTACCTCCAGGACTACGATCTCGAGAACGCCGACGTCCTCGAGGACTGA
- a CDS encoding GlcG/HbpS family heme-binding protein: MQTQHSVSLDESKELLDAAEAKANELGVPMNLAVTNNEGNLLAFRRMDGAKLVAASIARDKAYTAAAVKKPTEDLKEGSEPGGDVYGLQSTDDNRVVTFGGGVPIERDGEVVGAVGASGGDVSEDVAIASAGVEAFDPSE, encoded by the coding sequence ATGCAGACCCAGCATTCGGTTTCGTTAGACGAATCGAAAGAACTACTCGACGCTGCCGAAGCGAAAGCGAACGAACTCGGCGTTCCGATGAACCTCGCGGTAACGAACAACGAGGGGAACCTCCTCGCGTTCCGTCGCATGGACGGCGCGAAACTCGTCGCAGCGAGCATCGCACGCGACAAGGCCTACACTGCGGCTGCCGTCAAGAAGCCGACGGAGGACCTGAAGGAAGGATCCGAACCGGGCGGAGACGTATACGGACTCCAGTCGACGGACGACAATCGCGTCGTCACGTTCGGTGGCGGCGTTCCGATCGAGCGAGACGGTGAGGTCGTCGGTGCGGTCGGTGCCAGCGGCGGTGACGTTTCGGAAGACGTCGCGATCGCCAGTGCGGGCGTCGAAGCCTTCGATCCCTCCGAATGA
- a CDS encoding NAD-dependent epimerase/dehydratase family protein gives MNVLLTGAYGRCGTAIIDHLHDEPDYDFTYLDLEDPDDGAEYGSYDTVVADVADAAAVQNAATDQDAMIHLAGYPFTDGTWDDVHQPNIIGTLNALEAARTQELETVVFASTNHVMGMYESENAPDLYLGSEAPFQLSHEDPVRPDSYYGVSKSFGEDLCRYYVENYEYPKRAHAIRICSVRMPEYDHPYGDAESGVEAGDYERGSVEYEQQVARMKAMWQSRRDFAHMIDRCLQTDDPGFDIYSGVSDNDRRWYSIENARETIDYDPQDNGETWDSPPE, from the coding sequence GTGAACGTCCTACTGACCGGTGCGTACGGACGGTGTGGTACCGCCATTATCGATCACCTTCACGACGAGCCCGACTACGACTTCACCTATCTCGATCTGGAGGATCCGGACGACGGTGCGGAGTACGGCTCCTACGATACCGTCGTCGCCGACGTCGCGGACGCGGCTGCCGTTCAGAACGCGGCCACCGACCAGGACGCGATGATTCACCTCGCCGGCTACCCCTTCACCGACGGCACGTGGGACGACGTTCATCAACCCAACATCATCGGGACGCTGAACGCTCTCGAGGCCGCCCGCACCCAGGAACTCGAGACGGTCGTGTTCGCCTCCACGAACCACGTGATGGGAATGTACGAGTCCGAGAACGCGCCCGACCTCTACCTCGGAAGTGAGGCCCCCTTCCAACTCTCCCACGAGGATCCGGTTCGACCCGACTCGTACTACGGCGTCTCGAAGAGCTTCGGCGAGGACCTCTGTCGATACTACGTCGAGAACTACGAGTACCCGAAACGAGCCCACGCGATCCGGATCTGTAGCGTCCGGATGCCCGAGTACGACCACCCCTACGGTGACGCCGAGAGCGGCGTCGAGGCCGGCGACTACGAGCGCGGGAGCGTCGAGTACGAACAGCAGGTCGCGCGGATGAAGGCCATGTGGCAGTCTCGCCGAGACTTCGCACACATGATCGACCGGTGTCTCCAGACCGACGATCCCGGCTTCGACATCTACAGCGGGGTCAGCGATAACGATCGCCGCTGGTACAGCATCGAAAACGCCCGGGAGACGATCGACTACGACCCCCAGGACAACGGCGAAACGTGGGACTCCCCGCCGGAGTGA
- a CDS encoding dihydrodipicolinate synthase family protein: protein MASEKLQDGLRSVAAGLLTPFDDDGEIDHEKLAANAEALSSDGLGTFLACANISEYHSLSQQERIDITETSVSALSDDACVLAGVGGSTKSARELIAAYDRIGVDAMMIMPPDHTYVHEQGLLKYYEALADAAEAGIVPYVRGFEPSVPFLVSLTEIEGVAGIKYAIPDAVKLGQAIPAGDDDVVWVDGMAEPHALSFWIQGVEGFTAGVTNFEPRLGLELLTALRDEDWERARALQNAAVPYQQFRSETGEDNTLADAISVPAVKYGLELAGYNGGAVREPIVGLSEGDKRRAETLYEELQSDLDRLL, encoded by the coding sequence ATGGCGTCCGAGAAGCTACAGGACGGACTGCGGAGCGTCGCAGCCGGGCTGTTGACACCGTTCGACGACGACGGAGAGATCGACCACGAGAAACTCGCCGCAAACGCCGAGGCGCTCTCGAGCGACGGCCTCGGGACGTTCCTCGCGTGTGCGAACATCAGCGAGTATCACTCGCTGTCTCAGCAGGAACGTATCGATATCACCGAGACGAGCGTTTCGGCGCTGTCCGACGACGCGTGCGTACTCGCCGGCGTCGGAGGGAGCACGAAGTCCGCACGGGAGCTCATCGCCGCGTACGACCGAATCGGCGTCGACGCGATGATGATCATGCCGCCGGACCACACTTACGTTCACGAACAGGGGCTCCTCAAGTACTACGAGGCGCTCGCGGACGCGGCGGAGGCCGGAATCGTCCCGTACGTCCGCGGGTTCGAACCGTCCGTACCGTTCCTCGTATCGCTGACCGAGATCGAGGGCGTGGCCGGGATCAAGTACGCCATCCCAGACGCAGTGAAACTCGGCCAAGCGATCCCGGCCGGTGACGACGACGTCGTCTGGGTCGACGGAATGGCCGAACCGCACGCGCTGTCGTTCTGGATCCAGGGGGTCGAGGGGTTCACTGCCGGCGTGACGAACTTCGAACCGCGGCTCGGACTGGAACTGTTGACGGCACTGCGCGACGAAGACTGGGAGCGCGCTCGCGCACTGCAGAACGCGGCCGTCCCGTACCAGCAGTTCCGGAGCGAAACCGGCGAGGACAACACGCTCGCGGACGCGATTAGCGTCCCTGCGGTCAAATACGGACTCGAGCTCGCGGGCTACAACGGCGGTGCCGTCCGCGAACCGATCGTCGGTCTCTCGGAGGGCGACAAGCGACGGGCCGAAACGCTCTACGAGGAGCTCCAGTCCGATCTCGATCGGCTGCTCTGA
- a CDS encoding SGNH/GDSL hydrolase family protein — protein sequence MHYDGIQFHNVGDVRSIEGRDGELLQRVPEAVRTELNDGAQSRMRHPAGVELRFVPDGPVRVTLSTVPGGSSEEGTVRVFWGPIQGSTEVVIGDEPTTIEVSTPEKLTDLEPSAREDLAFDPRVCRIQLPGEHRGGPMAYHGLEGDVRPPREDELPDRRYLAYGTSITEGEAPLGEHLTYVSQTARRLDADPINLGSCGTAYCDAAMADHIAERDDWDVATLSISVNMVGTFSPEEFRDRAERLIDRVASAHPDEPVVAITIFRNSRDVCRSADPEGLCERFREELREVVAETPHENVSLLEGPELLPTIGGLTTDLVHPGDDAMITMGENLAAELEALLEDRDRTQR from the coding sequence ATGCACTACGACGGCATTCAGTTTCACAACGTCGGCGACGTGCGATCGATCGAGGGTCGAGACGGAGAGTTGCTGCAACGGGTGCCCGAGGCGGTCAGAACCGAACTCAACGACGGCGCGCAGTCGCGGATGCGCCACCCCGCGGGGGTCGAACTCCGGTTCGTCCCCGACGGCCCCGTACGAGTGACGCTCTCGACGGTTCCTGGCGGAAGTTCCGAGGAAGGGACCGTCCGGGTCTTCTGGGGGCCGATTCAGGGCTCGACCGAGGTCGTTATCGGCGACGAGCCGACGACGATCGAAGTCTCGACCCCGGAGAAGCTGACCGACCTCGAGCCGTCGGCCCGAGAGGACCTCGCGTTCGATCCGCGAGTCTGTCGGATCCAGTTGCCGGGAGAACACCGCGGCGGGCCGATGGCCTATCACGGCCTCGAGGGCGACGTCCGTCCGCCACGCGAGGACGAACTGCCCGACCGGCGCTACCTCGCCTACGGCACCTCGATCACCGAAGGCGAAGCGCCGCTGGGCGAGCACCTGACCTACGTCAGCCAGACGGCCCGTCGGCTCGACGCCGACCCGATCAACCTCGGTTCCTGTGGCACCGCCTACTGCGACGCCGCGATGGCCGACCACATCGCTGAGCGAGACGACTGGGACGTCGCGACGCTGTCGATCTCGGTGAACATGGTCGGGACCTTCTCCCCCGAGGAGTTCCGGGACCGCGCCGAACGGCTGATCGACCGGGTCGCGAGCGCTCACCCGGACGAACCGGTCGTCGCCATCACTATCTTCCGCAACTCCCGGGACGTCTGCCGGAGCGCCGATCCGGAGGGACTGTGCGAACGGTTTCGCGAGGAACTCCGCGAAGTCGTCGCCGAGACGCCCCACGAGAACGTCTCACTCCTCGAGGGGCCCGAACTACTGCCGACCATCGGTGGGCTCACCACCGATCTGGTCCACCCCGGCGACGACGCCATGATTACGATGGGCGAGAATCTCGCCGCTGAACTCGAGGCGCTGCTCGAGGACCGAGACCGGACCCAGCGGTAG